From the Microcoleus sp. bin38.metabat.b11b12b14.051 genome, one window contains:
- a CDS encoding AAA-like domain-containing protein — MTTFVNSTYQYQVGGYLPAGAPTYVRRSADSELYQGLKAGQFCYVLSAPQMGKSSLLVQTAKRLQAEGIAFAAVNLKSISSPEITLEKWYGAIVYRMASSLRLTNKFDAIKWWNDRELLSPVQRFEIFIEKVLLKSIRQNLVILIDDIDSTSSLNFSTSDFFASIRGCYSKRAEQPEYDRLTFAVFGVAAPSELIRDPSRNPFNIGRAINLSRLQLHESLPLAKGLALKAFRPQKVLQAILAWTGGQPFLTQKLCYLLLEYGPFIGRNCEAQQVKRLLKHRIIKDWEEQDEPQHLTAIRDRLEHSRCDFTKLLTLYQQILQPPDPEKPGQKPGVPADYSPEQIELQLSGLVVKSQGQLIVANQLYQSVLNQFWVEKELGNLAPYREALAAWLASDRQDESQLLTGESLQSALDWAANKQLSQEHYWFLNPGTFEEQPTVAVAEVAQSIPDTDADSSILTPPSDTLPIGSNEQRLYDHIVSCVDTESPAQVIERFRKLFIDGMGYPDREIEATLYSIISVKRSDREFKYILHRCCYIPINRWQLHSHNKLAIANLVALFKQTSPRFGMEFYIVKRLQEQIAFFTKSEEFQTLERLVKAVEQEPQPQKQDSHSPLGELICRYPYLYGHSLLSKDSIEEDQQTIKKLEIQRQRQFENNLSQYLNYLVEPRNTEIGIVQSAPNPTLLNDAELHFAVREFAGKVEGDRSYKESAQFFLRDARQTPSYSAFKQDLYEYLISSVEAEYGGRQFNDRLYKHIKNTLPENDSVKLNNILLARTCNQLFNFLVVENSQHPSHYVFYDLVYNLGPSRTMGLLLKIVLLSGKVKPELEKRFSILFNHYEGKVSDEVMWFVKSLENLNVAFVINFSNSDLSLVKHHLILN, encoded by the coding sequence ATGACAACATTCGTCAACTCAACCTACCAATATCAAGTCGGAGGATATTTGCCTGCCGGTGCGCCCACCTATGTCAGGCGATCGGCAGACAGCGAACTCTACCAAGGACTCAAAGCCGGACAATTCTGCTACGTGTTGAGTGCGCCGCAAATGGGAAAGTCCAGCCTGCTAGTGCAAACGGCAAAAAGGTTGCAAGCAGAAGGTATAGCTTTTGCCGCCGTCAACCTCAAAAGCATTAGCAGCCCAGAAATCACCCTCGAAAAATGGTATGGCGCGATCGTGTACCGCATGGCCAGCAGCTTGCGCCTCACAAACAAGTTTGACGCCATCAAGTGGTGGAACGATCGCGAACTGCTATCGCCGGTGCAGCGATTCGAGATATTTATCGAAAAAGTTTTGCTCAAGTCAATTCGGCAAAATTTAGTCATTTTGATAGATGACATTGACAGCACCAGCAGTCTAAATTTCAGTACCAGCGATTTTTTTGCCTCGATCCGCGGCTGTTACTCCAAGCGAGCAGAACAACCAGAATACGATCGCCTAACTTTTGCCGTTTTCGGAGTAGCAGCCCCGTCAGAATTGATCCGAGATCCAAGCCGCAACCCTTTTAATATTGGACGAGCGATTAATCTCAGTCGATTGCAACTGCACGAAAGTTTGCCGCTAGCCAAAGGATTGGCACTCAAAGCTTTTCGCCCCCAAAAAGTGCTGCAAGCAATATTAGCTTGGACGGGCGGTCAACCATTTCTGACTCAAAAGCTTTGCTACTTGCTACTGGAATACGGGCCGTTTATTGGCAGAAATTGCGAAGCCCAGCAGGTAAAAAGACTGCTCAAACACAGAATTATTAAAGATTGGGAAGAACAAGACGAACCCCAACATTTGACAGCTATTCGCGATCGCCTTGAACACAGCCGCTGCGACTTCACCAAACTGTTAACGCTCTACCAGCAAATTTTGCAGCCGCCCGACCCAGAAAAACCGGGACAAAAGCCGGGAGTACCTGCCGATTACTCTCCCGAACAAATCGAATTGCAACTGTCAGGACTCGTAGTTAAATCTCAGGGTCAATTAATAGTTGCTAACCAACTTTATCAATCAGTTTTAAATCAGTTCTGGGTGGAAAAAGAACTGGGAAATTTGGCTCCGTACCGCGAGGCGCTGGCAGCATGGCTGGCTTCTGATCGCCAAGATGAATCGCAGTTACTCACCGGAGAAAGCTTGCAGTCAGCTTTGGATTGGGCGGCAAATAAACAATTAAGCCAAGAACACTATTGGTTCTTGAATCCCGGAACTTTTGAGGAACAACCGACAGTCGCCGTCGCAGAAGTGGCACAGAGCATTCCAGACACCGATGCAGACAGCAGTATTCTCACCCCGCCCTCAGATACCCTGCCAATTGGCAGCAACGAACAGAGATTGTACGATCACATTGTCTCCTGCGTGGACACAGAATCCCCCGCACAGGTAATCGAGCGTTTCCGCAAGCTATTTATCGACGGTATGGGCTATCCCGATCGCGAAATTGAAGCAACTTTGTACAGTATAATCTCCGTCAAGCGATCGGATCGCGAGTTTAAATATATCCTCCACCGCTGCTGCTACATCCCCATCAACCGCTGGCAATTGCACTCACATAACAAATTGGCGATCGCCAATTTAGTAGCTTTATTTAAACAAACTTCTCCTCGATTCGGGATGGAATTTTACATAGTCAAGCGCTTGCAAGAACAAATAGCATTCTTTACTAAAAGTGAAGAATTCCAAACCCTAGAGCGCTTAGTAAAAGCCGTAGAGCAAGAACCACAACCGCAGAAACAAGATAGTCATTCTCCCTTGGGCGAATTGATTTGTCGGTATCCTTATTTGTACGGTCATTCTCTGCTGAGCAAGGACAGCATTGAGGAAGACCAGCAAACAATCAAAAAATTGGAAATTCAACGACAGCGACAATTTGAAAATAATTTGTCTCAATATTTAAATTATTTGGTAGAGCCGAGAAATACAGAAATAGGAATTGTGCAGTCGGCGCCAAATCCAACTCTTTTGAACGATGCGGAACTGCACTTTGCTGTTAGGGAATTTGCCGGGAAAGTAGAAGGCGATCGCAGTTACAAAGAATCAGCTCAATTTTTCCTGAGAGACGCCAGACAAACCCCATCTTACAGCGCCTTTAAACAAGATTTATATGAATACTTAATATCCTCAGTTGAAGCAGAATACGGTGGGCGTCAATTTAATGACCGCCTGTACAAGCATATCAAAAATACCTTGCCAGAAAACGACTCGGTGAAATTAAATAATATATTGTTAGCTCGGACTTGCAACCAACTGTTTAACTTCCTAGTAGTGGAAAATTCCCAACATCCCAGCCACTACGTTTTTTACGATTTGGTGTACAACCTCGGCCCCAGCCGGACAATGGGTTTACTCCTGAAAATCGTACTGCTTTCGGGCAAAGTAAAACCCGAGTTGGAAAAGCGATTTTCTATTTTATTCAATCACTATGAAGGTAAAGTTTCTGATGAAGTTATGTGGTTTGTAAAATCATTAGAAAATTTAAATGTGGCTTTTGTGATTAATTTTAGCAATTCGGATTTGTCTTTGGTTAAACATCATCTTATTTTGAATTGA